The Firmicutes bacterium CAG:345 genome window below encodes:
- a CDS encoding aBC transporter ATP-binding protein (product inferred by homology to UniProt): MIKIDKVSKNYGKLVAVDNLSLTINDGEIFGLLGPNGAGKSTTLKMITGLTDISQGEIFINDISISKFPVAAKKEFGYVMDSPDSFLRLKGIEFLTYIGKIFKVDAETLKNRINEYSKRLEIYDVLNDLIDSYSHGMRQKIMIVSALIHDPQTWILDEPLTGLDPQSQHIVKELMKEHAQKGKSVLFSTHVLETAERLCDRIGIINKGNLLFCGTMKELQSHSDKKSLEDIFLEMTNNE, translated from the coding sequence ATGATAAAAATTGATAAAGTTAGTAAAAATTATGGAAAACTTGTAGCCGTCGATAACCTTTCCTTAACAATTAATGATGGAGAGATATTTGGTCTTTTAGGTCCTAATGGAGCTGGAAAAAGTACAACTTTAAAAATGATTACTGGATTAACTGACATTTCTCAAGGTGAAATTTTTATCAATGATATTTCCATTTCAAAATTTCCTGTCGCCGCCAAAAAAGAATTTGGGTACGTTATGGATTCACCTGATTCATTTCTGCGTTTAAAAGGAATTGAATTTTTAACATATATTGGAAAAATTTTTAAAGTCGATGCAGAAACTTTAAAAAATAGAATTAATGAATACTCAAAAAGATTAGAAATCTATGATGTATTAAATGATTTAATCGATTCTTATTCTCATGGGATGCGCCAAAAGATAATGATAGTCAGCGCTCTAATTCACGATCCACAAACATGGATTTTAGATGAACCATTAACTGGACTAGATCCACAAAGCCAACATATTGTTAAAGAACTTATGAAAGAACATGCTCAAAAAGGTAAATCTGTTTTATTTTCAACCCATGTTTTAGAAACTGCTGAAAGATTGTGTGATAGAATTGGAATTATTAATAAGGGTAATTTATTATTTTGTGGAACAATGAAAGAATTACAATCCCATTCAGATAAAAAATCATTAGAAGACATTTTCTTGGAGATGACAAATAATGAATAA
- a CDS encoding acetyltransferase GNAT family (product inferred by homology to UniProt) gives MNNIIKTERLDLVPLDLNDQNQLIDILTNPQMTTYRESDFTISEIFDLISSSSSSISRGDVGLHALKLKGSDIIIGVIGIRKATMDNQEIYEALAYLDPKYWHSKYAKEALFALMQDAFDHGITDIHAFINMENYNMQFLLESLGYIKIGDQTINLNYNIVTRAHYIAHPSENKKTADDLFFVNF, from the coding sequence ATGAATAATATAATTAAAACTGAGAGACTTGATCTTGTTCCTCTTGATTTGAATGATCAAAATCAATTGATCGATATATTGACTAATCCACAAATGACTACATATCGTGAATCTGATTTTACTATTTCGGAAATTTTTGATTTAATAAGTTCCTCATCTTCATCAATATCTAGAGGGGATGTTGGATTACATGCTTTAAAATTAAAAGGTAGCGATATTATTATTGGCGTTATTGGTATAAGAAAAGCAACTATGGATAATCAAGAAATATATGAAGCATTAGCTTATTTAGATCCAAAATATTGGCATTCGAAATATGCTAAGGAAGCGTTGTTTGCTTTAATGCAAGATGCATTTGATCATGGAATAACGGATATCCACGCATTTATCAATATGGAAAATTATAATATGCAATTTTTACTAGAATCTTTAGGATATATAAAAATAGGAGATCAAACAATAAATCTTAATTACAATATTGTAACAAGAGCACATTATATTGCTCATCCAAGTGAAAATAAAAAAACAGCGGATGATTTATTTTTTGTGAATTTTTAA
- a CDS encoding putative uncharacterized protein (product inferred by homology to UniProt): protein MDDPSLGSLLIYADVNLGIVIPLTIVLILLITFSCYFSGTETAFTAVNNVRLKKIAESKKSAKLVLKFTSKYDQVLSCLLVGNNIVNISATTISTILFTELFNADIAPIITTVGLTIVILIFGEITPKMLAKEFPEKFLCLTIYVFVFFYYLFYPLTKIFDLWKILLSKIFKTDKKKPTLTEDEFKMIVTDIKDEGVLNDNEHDLIQKSIIFDDTLVQKIMTPKEKVVVINERMNNIEIKNLFEENNYSRVPYLSEDGMVLGAIYQKDFYEMLLEKNCEIEDIVKPVIFVRPDDKISLLFRLLQKKKQHLAIVHDYKTNTNIGIVTMEDIIEELVGEIEDEYDAEDAQKESINNFTTSKK, encoded by the coding sequence ATGGACGACCCTAGTCTAGGATCATTATTAATCTATGCCGATGTTAATTTAGGAATTGTAATTCCACTAACAATCGTTCTTATTCTTCTTATTACATTTTCGTGTTATTTTTCAGGTACGGAAACAGCTTTTACAGCAGTAAACAATGTCCGTTTGAAGAAAATTGCTGAATCAAAAAAATCAGCTAAATTAGTGCTTAAATTTACAAGTAAATACGACCAAGTTTTGTCATGTCTTCTTGTTGGTAATAATATCGTTAATATTTCCGCAACTACTATTTCCACCATTTTATTTACCGAATTATTCAATGCTGATATAGCGCCAATTATTACTACTGTCGGTTTGACTATAGTAATTTTAATTTTTGGTGAAATCACCCCTAAAATGCTTGCCAAAGAATTTCCAGAAAAATTCTTATGCTTAACAATTTATGTTTTTGTCTTCTTCTATTATTTATTTTATCCTTTAACAAAAATTTTCGATCTTTGGAAAATATTGCTTTCCAAAATATTCAAAACTGATAAAAAGAAACCGACTTTGACAGAAGATGAGTTTAAAATGATTGTTACCGATATTAAAGATGAAGGTGTTTTGAACGATAATGAACATGACTTAATTCAAAAATCAATCATCTTTGATGATACTCTTGTTCAAAAGATTATGACTCCAAAAGAGAAAGTTGTCGTCATCAATGAAAGAATGAACAATATTGAAATTAAAAATCTATTCGAAGAAAATAACTATTCTCGTGTTCCTTATCTTTCTGAAGATGGCATGGTCTTGGGAGCAATTTATCAGAAAGACTTTTATGAAATGCTCCTTGAGAAAAATTGTGAAATCGAAGACATAGTTAAACCAGTTATCTTTGTTAGACCTGATGATAAGATTTCTCTTTTATTCCGACTGCTTCAAAAGAAAAAACAACATTTGGCTATTGTTCATGATTATAAAACTAATACTAATATTGGTATTGTTACTATGGAAGATATAATTGAAGAATTGGTCGGTGAGATTGAAGATGAGTATGATGCTGAGGATGCTCAAAAAGAGTCTATTAACAATTTCACCACTTCTAAAAAATAA
- a CDS encoding putative uncharacterized protein (product inferred by homology to UniProt): protein MEKEFKDIVCQIIKNSNFIKMDESIHHGNVSTYKHSLLVAYLSYLFVKKHNLKNIDIYSLIRGAMLHDYYLYDWHKKKEGHRFHGFRHPYFALKNALKVFPDLNKKERNIILRHMWPLTIIPPRYKEAWIVQYCDKKATFHDYFSKKKKIKK, encoded by the coding sequence ATGGAAAAAGAATTTAAAGATATTGTTTGCCAAATTATAAAAAATTCAAATTTTATTAAAATGGATGAAAGTATTCATCATGGAAATGTTTCAACCTATAAACATTCTTTGCTTGTGGCTTATTTGTCTTATCTTTTTGTAAAAAAGCATAATCTAAAAAATATTGATATATATTCTTTGATTAGAGGCGCAATGCTTCATGATTATTATTTATATGATTGGCATAAAAAGAAAGAAGGACATAGATTTCATGGATTTCGTCATCCTTATTTTGCATTAAAAAATGCTTTAAAAGTATTTCCAGATTTGAATAAAAAAGAAAGAAATATAATATTGAGACATATGTGGCCTTTGACTATAATTCCCCCTAGATATAAAGAAGCCTGGATAGTTCAATATTGCGATAAAAAAGCTACATTTCACGATTATTTTTCAAAGAAGAAAAAAATAAAAAAATAG
- a CDS encoding putative uncharacterized protein (product inferred by homology to UniProt) — MKKIVNVLPLLILLSLASCSSSRSTILTFDANGGYFDDNENITKIFSKGVINTEVAEADLKIPLNKDENKIFVGWVEENSTTILPENLRYPYIDSTIYAYWLTKVSITYVTNKENVSHSDEIGYEGKYVSLWIPELSDDEGYVFEGWYIDKTFETKFDSKVFPSQDITLYALFENYPTINLHYSENKVVEYNGKAGSKITSTFESYKVEDDETFEGWFYKTIENGIEVEKRFFFDYMPGTSLDLYPKTSKDRKVTISFDLGNDHQGNIASLVGLPGEIISKIPSLENIDFKNCTFEGWFYIVDGQEVKFDFSKFPNTDLKLTAKWKEYPTISFDTLTLGNQSYATIQLKAGEKLPVLPIPTKDDEEFLYWTYIKDGNQIKFDLKTMPEESVVLIPVFQSKINITLKYIYKGTELLENEKNVKLSYNQIIDDTFITENVNVPTGYVIEGIYDGVYNKENQNSANEISLPYLPSGDEIIYINIVKEITINVFTVTEATNPLWYLEEQTLSVSNFRKVTTLVGGEGQNIVFDKNLAAKYGYEIEGYYESDDTNNISYDKINNLSIFPYVEDGNLTEINVFIRYIKNN, encoded by the coding sequence ATGAAAAAAATAGTTAATGTATTGCCATTATTAATTTTATTAAGCCTAGCATCATGTTCTTCGTCAAGAAGTACTATTTTAACTTTTGATGCTAATGGAGGATATTTTGATGACAATGAAAATATAACAAAAATATTTTCTAAAGGAGTTATAAATACTGAAGTAGCAGAAGCTGATTTAAAGATTCCATTAAACAAAGATGAAAATAAAATTTTTGTTGGATGGGTTGAAGAGAATTCGACAACTATACTTCCTGAGAATTTAAGATATCCATATATAGATTCGACAATTTATGCATATTGGTTAACAAAAGTTTCAATTACTTATGTGACAAATAAAGAAAATGTTTCACATAGTGATGAAATAGGATATGAAGGAAAATATGTTTCTTTATGGATACCAGAGCTTTCAGATGATGAAGGTTATGTTTTTGAAGGTTGGTATATAGATAAAACATTTGAGACTAAATTTGATTCTAAAGTTTTTCCATCCCAAGATATAACTTTATACGCTTTGTTTGAAAATTATCCGACGATTAATTTGCATTATTCTGAAAATAAGGTTGTTGAGTATAATGGCAAAGCTGGTTCTAAGATTACTTCAACTTTTGAAAGTTATAAAGTTGAAGATGATGAAACATTTGAAGGTTGGTTTTATAAAACTATCGAAAATGGAATAGAAGTTGAAAAAAGATTCTTTTTTGATTATATGCCAGGAACATCACTTGATTTATATCCGAAAACATCTAAGGATAGAAAAGTGACTATATCATTTGATTTAGGAAATGATCATCAAGGAAATATAGCTTCATTAGTTGGTTTGCCTGGTGAAATAATTTCAAAAATACCTTCACTAGAAAATATAGATTTTAAAAATTGTACATTCGAAGGCTGGTTTTATATTGTAGATGGACAAGAAGTGAAATTTGATTTCAGCAAATTTCCAAATACTGATCTTAAGTTAACAGCCAAGTGGAAAGAATATCCAACAATTTCTTTTGATACTTTAACATTAGGTAATCAAAGTTATGCTACAATTCAATTAAAGGCTGGTGAGAAATTACCAGTTCTTCCAATCCCAACAAAAGATGATGAAGAATTTCTTTATTGGACATATATAAAAGATGGCAATCAAATAAAATTTGATTTAAAAACAATGCCGGAAGAATCAGTTGTTTTAATACCTGTTTTCCAAAGTAAAATCAATATTACCTTAAAGTATATTTATAAAGGCACAGAGCTTTTAGAAAATGAAAAGAATGTTAAATTATCTTATAATCAAATTATAGATGATACATTTATTACTGAAAATGTTAATGTGCCAACAGGATATGTAATCGAAGGAATATATGATGGAGTATATAATAAGGAAAATCAGAATTCAGCAAATGAAATTTCTTTGCCATATCTTCCGAGTGGAGATGAAATAATTTATATAAATATAGTTAAGGAAATAACAATCAACGTTTTTACTGTTACTGAGGCAACTAATCCATTGTGGTATTTAGAAGAACAAACTTTAAGTGTTTCTAATTTTAGAAAGGTAACAACTCTAGTTGGCGGAGAAGGTCAAAATATAGTTTTTGATAAAAACTTAGCAGCAAAATATGGATACGAAATTGAAGGTTATTATGAATCTGATGATACTAATAATATTTCTTACGATAAAATAAATAATCTTTCGATATTTCCATATGTTGAAGACGGAAATTTAACAGAAATAAATGTCTTTATAAGATATATAAAGAATAATTAA